A genomic stretch from Haloferax sp. Atlit-12N includes:
- a CDS encoding methylmalonyl-CoA mutase, whose amino-acid sequence MFDPDELEEIREAKAEWEEETLGPTLDRFGERKEEFTTDTGGNVVERLYTPDDADVDYDEDVGFPGEKPYTRGVYPTMHRGRLWTMRQYAGFGTAAETNERFRYLIDNGSSGLSLAFDLPTQMGYDSDAMMAAGEVGKSGVAIDSLHDMETVFDGIDLGEVSTSMTINAPAAVLLAMYVALGDKQGVPREELRGTIQNDIMKEYIARNLYIFPPEPSMRLITDIFEFCAAETPKFNTISISGYHIREAGSTAAQEVAFTLGNGIQYVQAAVDAGLDVDDFAPQLSFFFNAHNNILEEVAKFRAARRMWAKIMEERFGAENPKSMQLKFHTQTGGSTLTAQQVENNVVRVAYQALAAVLGGTQSLHTNGKDEALSLPTEKSVRTALRTQQILAHESGAADTIDPLAGSYYVEALTDDIEDEAFDLLDEVDDRGGMLDAVKNQWVQREIQDVAYERQREIEEGERVIVGVNEYQVDEEPTVEVQEVSEEDESKQVESLEARKDDRDEGAVEAALEDIRTAANGDENLLPLIVTAVKAYATVGEICGVLREEFGEYEPGMA is encoded by the coding sequence ATGTTTGATCCCGACGAGCTCGAAGAGATTCGGGAGGCGAAAGCCGAGTGGGAGGAGGAGACGCTGGGGCCGACGCTCGACCGCTTCGGGGAGCGCAAAGAGGAGTTCACGACCGACACGGGTGGCAACGTCGTTGAACGGCTCTACACCCCCGACGACGCCGACGTGGACTACGACGAGGACGTGGGATTCCCGGGCGAAAAGCCCTACACGCGCGGTGTCTACCCGACGATGCACCGCGGGCGGCTCTGGACGATGCGGCAGTACGCGGGCTTCGGGACGGCCGCCGAGACGAACGAGCGGTTCCGCTACCTCATCGACAACGGCTCGTCGGGGCTGTCGCTCGCGTTCGACCTGCCGACGCAGATGGGCTACGACTCCGACGCGATGATGGCCGCCGGCGAGGTCGGGAAGTCGGGCGTCGCCATCGACAGCCTCCACGACATGGAGACGGTGTTCGACGGCATCGACCTCGGCGAGGTCTCCACGTCGATGACCATCAACGCCCCGGCGGCCGTGCTGCTGGCGATGTACGTCGCCCTCGGCGACAAGCAGGGCGTCCCCCGCGAGGAGCTTCGCGGCACCATCCAGAACGACATCATGAAGGAGTACATCGCGCGGAACCTCTACATCTTCCCGCCGGAGCCGTCGATGCGGCTCATCACGGACATCTTCGAGTTCTGCGCGGCTGAGACGCCGAAGTTCAACACTATCTCCATCTCCGGCTACCACATCCGCGAGGCCGGTTCGACCGCCGCCCAAGAGGTCGCGTTCACCCTTGGCAACGGCATCCAGTACGTGCAGGCCGCGGTCGACGCCGGCCTCGACGTGGACGACTTCGCCCCCCAGTTGTCCTTTTTCTTCAACGCCCACAACAACATCCTCGAAGAGGTGGCGAAGTTCCGCGCCGCCCGGCGGATGTGGGCGAAAATCATGGAAGAGCGCTTCGGCGCGGAGAACCCGAAGTCGATGCAGTTGAAGTTCCACACCCAGACCGGCGGGTCGACGCTCACCGCCCAGCAGGTCGAGAACAACGTCGTCCGGGTCGCCTATCAGGCGCTGGCGGCCGTCCTCGGCGGCACGCAGTCGCTCCACACCAACGGGAAGGACGAGGCGCTGTCGCTGCCGACCGAGAAGTCGGTCCGCACGGCGCTTCGCACCCAGCAGATTCTCGCCCACGAGTCGGGCGCGGCGGACACCATCGACCCGCTGGCGGGCAGTTACTACGTCGAGGCGCTGACCGACGACATCGAAGACGAGGCGTTCGACCTGCTCGACGAGGTTGACGACCGCGGCGGCATGCTCGACGCCGTGAAAAACCAGTGGGTCCAGCGGGAGATTCAGGACGTGGCCTACGAGCGCCAACGCGAGATAGAGGAGGGCGAGCGCGTCATCGTCGGCGTCAACGAGTATCAGGTGGACGAAGAGCCGACCGTCGAGGTCCAAGAGGTCTCCGAGGAAGACGAGAGCAAGCAGGTCGAGTCGCTCGAAGCCCGGAAAGACGACCGCGACGAGGGGGCCGTCGAGGCCGCCTTGGAAGACATCCGCACCGCCGCGAACGGCGACGAGAACCTCCTCCCGCTCATCGTCACGGCGGTCAAGGCCTACGCGACGGTCGGCGAGATATGCGGCGTCCTCCGCGAGGAGTTCGGCGAGTACGAACCCGGTATGGCCTGA